One window of the Deltaproteobacteria bacterium genome contains the following:
- a CDS encoding DUF3862 domain-containing protein: protein MKEGEQMRFFLLICGIVFCLAGCRQADPPDLPLVTKGKYNQIAEGMSYVRVQLILGASGEEMSRATISDTTTIMYLWKNPDGSNMNAMFQNGQLIAKAQFGLP, encoded by the coding sequence ATGAAGGAGGGCGAGCAGATGCGATTTTTCCTTCTTATTTGCGGAATAGTCTTCTGTTTAGCGGGGTGTCGGCAGGCAGATCCTCCCGATCTCCCCCTCGTGACAAAAGGAAAATACAACCAGATAGCTGAAGGGATGAGCTATGTGAGGGTGCAGCTTATTCTTGGTGCAAGCGGCGAAGAGATGAGTCGAGCCACAATCTCCGACACCACAACAATAATGTATCTGTGGAAAAATCCAGACGGATCGAACATGAACGCTATGTTTCAAAATGGCCAACTTATCGCTAAGGCTCAGTTCGGTTTGCCGTAG
- a CDS encoding LLM class flavin-dependent oxidoreductase, with product MARKISVGINWQGNLDLKAVLERVQIADSVGVHSAWVAEAWGRDAFTLLTLMADRTKQIQLGTAIVNIYSRTPAALAQHFATMDELFSGRMIIGLGTSGPQVIEHFHGVKFNPPLTRLKEYVEIINALMRSEPLKHDGKVFHLQRGFTLRFAPVRNHIPIYLATLNAKSVKLTAEMADGWLPVMIPLPNLKGEIAALRQASVAVGRPADAVSVRAPGMVVATNNIDKARAESAGTLAFYIGRMGTFYAEQLTRHGYGEAVQNVKQAWNNGSRAAADAVPANLLDAINFAGSADACIERLQAQAESGVDLHSVHVDTQDNREYERTLKRLVG from the coding sequence ATGGCGCGAAAAATTTCTGTAGGTATCAATTGGCAAGGCAACCTAGACTTGAAAGCCGTACTGGAGCGCGTGCAAATCGCCGACTCCGTCGGCGTGCATTCGGCCTGGGTGGCGGAAGCCTGGGGGCGGGATGCGTTCACCCTGCTCACTCTCATGGCGGATCGCACCAAGCAGATCCAGCTCGGCACGGCGATCGTGAACATCTACTCTCGCACACCCGCCGCCTTGGCGCAGCATTTCGCGACCATGGATGAACTGTTCAGTGGGCGCATGATTATCGGCCTCGGCACCAGCGGCCCGCAGGTGATCGAGCATTTCCACGGCGTCAAATTCAATCCACCGCTGACGCGCCTGAAAGAGTATGTCGAGATCATCAATGCCCTGATGCGGAGCGAACCGCTCAAGCACGACGGCAAGGTCTTCCACCTGCAACGTGGCTTTACCTTGCGTTTCGCTCCGGTGCGCAATCACATTCCTATCTACCTAGCAACCTTGAACGCGAAAAGCGTCAAACTCACCGCAGAAATGGCGGACGGCTGGCTGCCGGTGATGATTCCTCTGCCGAATCTCAAGGGAGAAATCGCTGCGCTTCGTCAGGCCAGTGTTGCCGTAGGGCGTCCGGCGGATGCGGTCTCGGTACGCGCGCCGGGCATGGTAGTCGCAACGAACAACATCGACAAAGCCCGAGCTGAGTCGGCTGGCACTTTAGCGTTTTATATCGGTCGCATGGGCACCTTTTACGCCGAGCAACTCACACGGCACGGATACGGCGAGGCCGTGCAGAACGTCAAGCAAGCCTGGAACAATGGCTCACGCGCGGCGGCGGATGCCGTGCCGGCCAACCTGCTCGACGCCATCAACTTCGCCGGCTCTGCGGACGCTTGTATCGAACGTCTCCAAGCGCAAGCCGAAAGCGGCGTCGATCTCCACAGCGTCCATGTCGATACCCAGGATAACCGCGAGTACGAGCGAACGCTGAAGAGGTTAGTAGGATAA
- a CDS encoding right-handed parallel beta-helix repeat-containing protein — MRTIVVHPTDESADAHSLTQAFTMAKTDDVVLVGPGVYSPTRTHETLPLTVPAGVAVEGVDQEACVIDGEGQFEPSFNPIRPDMSVVQLFDGTSMSGLTVTNGGGHGIGVPLGASVVIRNCTIGQHGDHGVYVSGATEAFVSGCRFQHNGLKRFEPSLPRGVGARQGHHIFAEAKHGQRNRLVATDNVMRGCFADGIAFICFFPEPDEVSFSATILRNTIEDSERGGLLFSCSFGPARNRYRILAADNVLRGNKQMGASILAAIPLAERVPHHNLVNAVFAGNAISGSSIGILVQGAVGETHQNECHVTIDRNRISSCAKNAIRLVGGVGIAGVTTNDNALHAVVSRNFVAGSIPAIVAQGAGGAGSLQQNAVHVRFLDNHVEAPQEQSLLVCDGAPDNRVEVAADSQAYLRTEGNFL; from the coding sequence ATGCGTACTATTGTTGTCCATCCGACCGATGAAAGCGCTGATGCGCACTCGCTCACACAAGCGTTCACCATGGCTAAGACCGATGACGTCGTTCTCGTCGGCCCGGGCGTGTATTCGCCAACCCGCACGCACGAGACGCTGCCGCTCACCGTCCCAGCGGGCGTCGCGGTCGAAGGTGTGGATCAAGAAGCGTGCGTGATCGATGGGGAAGGGCAGTTCGAGCCATCATTCAATCCGATTCGTCCCGATATGTCCGTGGTCCAGCTTTTTGACGGAACGAGCATGAGCGGCTTAACCGTCACTAACGGCGGCGGGCATGGGATCGGCGTACCGTTGGGGGCATCGGTGGTCATTCGCAACTGCACGATCGGCCAGCATGGCGACCATGGCGTGTATGTCAGCGGGGCGACGGAAGCTTTCGTCAGTGGCTGCCGGTTTCAGCATAACGGCTTGAAACGGTTCGAGCCTTCCTTGCCGCGCGGCGTGGGCGCTCGCCAAGGGCATCACATTTTTGCCGAGGCAAAACACGGCCAACGCAATCGTTTAGTCGCTACCGATAACGTCATGCGCGGATGTTTCGCCGACGGCATCGCCTTCATTTGCTTCTTCCCCGAGCCCGACGAAGTGTCGTTCAGCGCCACCATCTTACGCAACACTATTGAAGACAGCGAGCGCGGCGGGTTGCTCTTTTCGTGCTCGTTCGGTCCGGCGCGGAATCGCTATCGCATCCTTGCCGCCGACAATGTCTTACGCGGCAACAAGCAAATGGGCGCGAGTATTCTCGCTGCTATTCCGTTGGCCGAGCGCGTGCCGCATCACAATCTTGTCAACGCCGTGTTTGCTGGAAACGCCATCTCCGGCAGTTCGATCGGTATCCTCGTGCAAGGGGCGGTCGGCGAAACCCATCAGAACGAGTGCCATGTCACGATCGACCGCAATCGGATTTCCTCATGTGCGAAGAACGCTATCCGCTTAGTTGGTGGCGTTGGCATTGCTGGCGTAACGACGAACGACAACGCGTTGCACGCCGTGGTGTCGCGGAACTTCGTTGCTGGCAGCATTCCCGCCATCGTCGCCCAAGGCGCAGGCGGTGCCGGCAGTCTGCAACAGAATGCTGTCCACGTGCGGTTTCTCGATAACCATGTAGAAGCCCCGCAGGAACAAAGCTTGTTGGTGTGCGACGGCGCGCCGGACAATCGCGTCGAAGTCGCGGCAGACAGCCAAGCCTACCTGCGGACGGAGGGAAATTTTCTCTAA